The Aeromicrobium sp. Leaf245 genome includes a region encoding these proteins:
- a CDS encoding pyridoxal phosphate-dependent aminotransferase, with product MSSQRVRQSEKLRDVLYDIRGPVSARAAALEAEGHRILKLNIGNPQPFGFDAPAEILQDVIAALPGSAGYSDSRGIQSARRAVVHHYQLVDDFPAIDIDDVWIGNGVSELIQMALQALLDNGDEVLIPIPDYPLWTAVTNLAGGTPVHYRCDEQNEWNPDLEDLESKITDRTKVIVVINPNNPTGAVYSRETLAGIADLARRHGLVLMADEIYDKILYDDAQHHSLAGIAPDVLTLTFNGLSKAYRVCGYRAAWLVVTGPLEGARDYLEGITLLASMRLCPNVPAQNAIQVALGGYQSIKDLVLPGGRLVEQRDTAVAELEKIPGVSVVRPKGALYVFPRLDPEVHPIKDDQQLVLDLLLAEKILLTQGTGFNWPEPDHLRIVTLPWAADLSDAIQRLGNFLSSYRQD from the coding sequence ATGTCCAGCCAGCGCGTGCGCCAGTCCGAGAAGCTGAGGGATGTCCTCTACGACATCCGCGGACCCGTCAGTGCCCGTGCCGCCGCCCTCGAGGCCGAGGGCCACCGCATCCTCAAGCTGAACATCGGCAACCCCCAGCCCTTCGGCTTCGACGCACCCGCCGAGATCCTCCAGGACGTCATCGCCGCCCTGCCCGGCTCGGCCGGCTACTCCGACTCCCGCGGCATCCAGTCCGCTCGTCGGGCGGTCGTGCACCACTACCAGCTCGTCGACGACTTCCCGGCGATCGACATCGACGACGTGTGGATCGGCAACGGGGTCTCCGAGCTCATCCAGATGGCGTTGCAGGCGCTGCTGGACAACGGCGACGAGGTCCTCATCCCGATCCCCGACTACCCGTTGTGGACCGCGGTCACGAACCTGGCCGGAGGGACGCCGGTCCACTACCGCTGCGACGAGCAGAACGAGTGGAACCCCGACCTCGAGGACCTCGAGTCCAAGATCACCGACCGCACGAAGGTGATCGTCGTCATCAACCCCAACAACCCGACGGGTGCGGTCTACTCGCGGGAGACGCTCGCGGGCATCGCCGACCTCGCCCGCCGGCACGGCCTGGTCCTCATGGCCGACGAGATCTACGACAAGATCCTCTACGACGACGCCCAGCACCACTCCCTGGCCGGGATCGCCCCCGACGTGCTCACCCTCACCTTCAACGGCCTGTCGAAGGCGTACCGGGTGTGCGGCTACCGGGCGGCGTGGCTCGTGGTCACCGGGCCGCTGGAGGGCGCTCGCGACTACCTCGAGGGCATCACCCTCCTGGCGTCGATGCGGCTGTGCCCGAACGTGCCTGCGCAGAACGCGATCCAGGTGGCGCTCGGCGGCTACCAGAGCATCAAGGACCTGGTGCTCCCCGGTGGGCGCCTGGTCGAGCAGCGCGACACGGCCGTCGCGGAGCTGGAGAAGATCCCCGGCGTCTCCGTCGTGCGGCCCAAGGGTGCGCTCTACGTGTTCCCGAGGCTCGACCCCGAGGTGCACCCCATCAAGGACGACCAGCAGCTCGTCCTCGACCTGCTGCTGGCCGAGAAGATCCTGCTCACGCAGGGCACCGGGTTCAACTGGCCCGAGCCCGACCACCTGCGCATCGTCACGCTGCCCTGGGCCGCGGACCTCAGCGACGCGATCCAGCGACTCGGGAACTTCCTCAGCAGCTATCGACAGGACTGA
- a CDS encoding OmpA family protein, producing MDPGTRTTATWAVAGALVVVVVSGAVVGTRDVGRALTPQVEQAVRSTAPDQVGVEVTGREVRIDPWSASDAVVQRTVDAVEDVPGVRSVEVRPIDVGTSPRPTSTAEDIDLALEVSPTGVAFSSAVPSKALADEIGRRVARVRGVPVAVDLAVDTTLARPRWWPALGAVLDDTAQVDDLRLTIRDGVLEVEGTTAAPTTRARVAAALEEQQAVDDVRVSLTAGATRLGRRQAQVLEGTRITFGIGSDVLGPRGRADLDRVAAVMARTDVSLDVLGHAGPADPERGDSLAADRAAVVRAYLVARGVPAGRLVSTAIGSGDDRGIDPRSALYRRVDFRVEER from the coding sequence GTGGACCCCGGGACACGCACGACGGCGACGTGGGCGGTGGCCGGCGCGCTGGTCGTCGTGGTGGTGAGCGGTGCGGTCGTCGGCACCCGCGACGTCGGCCGGGCGCTCACGCCCCAGGTCGAGCAGGCCGTGCGGTCGACGGCTCCCGACCAGGTCGGCGTCGAGGTCACGGGTCGCGAGGTCCGCATCGACCCGTGGTCGGCGTCGGACGCGGTGGTGCAGCGGACCGTCGACGCCGTCGAGGACGTGCCAGGGGTGCGCTCGGTGGAGGTGCGTCCGATCGACGTGGGCACGTCGCCGCGGCCGACGTCGACCGCGGAGGACATCGACCTCGCCCTCGAGGTGTCGCCCACCGGGGTGGCGTTCTCCAGCGCGGTCCCCAGCAAGGCCCTGGCCGACGAGATCGGTCGGCGGGTGGCCAGGGTGCGCGGCGTGCCGGTGGCGGTCGACCTGGCCGTGGACACCACGCTCGCGAGGCCGCGCTGGTGGCCGGCGCTCGGTGCGGTGCTCGACGACACCGCCCAGGTCGACGACCTGCGACTGACGATCCGCGACGGCGTCCTCGAGGTCGAGGGGACGACGGCTGCCCCGACGACGCGGGCCCGGGTCGCGGCCGCCCTGGAGGAGCAGCAGGCGGTCGACGACGTGCGGGTCTCGCTCACGGCCGGGGCCACGCGTCTCGGTCGGCGGCAGGCCCAGGTCCTCGAGGGCACACGGATCACCTTCGGGATCGGGAGCGACGTGCTCGGCCCACGAGGTCGCGCCGACCTGGACCGCGTCGCCGCGGTGATGGCACGCACGGACGTCTCGCTCGACGTGCTCGGTCACGCCGGGCCCGCCGACCCCGAGCGGGGTGACTCGCTCGCCGCCGACCGGGCGGCCGTGGTGCGTGCCTACCTCGTGGCGCGTGGCGTCCCGGCCGGTCGCCTCGTCTCCACCGCGATCGGCTCGGGCGACGATCGAGGCATCGACCCCCGGTCGGCGCTGTACCGTCGGGTCGACTTCCGAGTGGAGGAACGCTGA
- a CDS encoding ATP-binding cassette domain-containing protein has protein sequence MADMIRATGLVKRYKGVEALSGLDLAVPEGTVLGLLGPNGAGKTTAVRILATLLKADGGTAEVAGIDVAKDPDGVKARIGLSGQYAAVDEYLTGFENLDMIGRLYGLGRSASRTRARELLERFDLAEAGDRPSKTYSGGMRRRLDLAGALVAAPPVLILDEPTTGLDVRARQQMWGVIQELVDSGATLLLTTQYLEEADLLADDIVVIDSGRAIARGTADELKSRTGGERVEIVVADPAHRDTAARILAGVAIGDVQVDANGRGVAAPVTDGARQLAVVLQGLQDEHVAVVDIGLRRPTLDDVFLSLTGHAAERESATETDEQEEASA, from the coding sequence ATGGCCGACATGATCCGGGCGACCGGTCTCGTCAAGCGCTACAAGGGGGTCGAGGCGCTGTCGGGGCTCGACCTCGCGGTGCCGGAAGGCACCGTCCTCGGCCTCCTCGGGCCGAACGGTGCCGGCAAGACCACGGCGGTCCGCATCCTCGCCACCCTGCTGAAGGCCGACGGCGGCACGGCCGAGGTCGCGGGCATCGACGTCGCGAAGGACCCCGACGGGGTCAAGGCCCGCATCGGGCTCTCGGGGCAGTACGCCGCGGTCGACGAGTACCTCACCGGCTTCGAGAACCTCGACATGATCGGCCGGCTCTACGGACTCGGGCGCTCCGCGTCGCGGACCCGGGCACGTGAGCTGCTCGAGCGCTTCGACCTCGCGGAGGCGGGGGACCGGCCCTCCAAGACCTACTCCGGCGGCATGCGACGTCGGCTTGACCTCGCGGGCGCCCTCGTCGCCGCGCCGCCGGTGCTCATCCTCGACGAGCCCACCACCGGGCTCGACGTGCGGGCCCGCCAGCAGATGTGGGGCGTCATCCAGGAGCTGGTCGACTCCGGCGCCACCCTGCTGCTGACCACGCAGTACCTGGAGGAGGCCGACCTGCTGGCCGACGACATCGTGGTGATCGACTCCGGTCGCGCCATCGCGAGGGGCACCGCCGACGAGCTCAAGTCCCGTACCGGCGGCGAGCGTGTCGAGATCGTGGTCGCCGACCCCGCCCACCGTGACACCGCCGCCAGGATCCTGGCCGGCGTCGCCATCGGCGACGTCCAGGTCGACGCCAACGGCCGCGGGGTGGCCGCACCCGTCACCGACGGCGCCAGGCAGCTGGCGGTGGTCCTGCAGGGCCTGCAGGACGAGCATGTCGCCGTGGTCGACATCGGGCTGCGGCGGCCGACGCTCGACGACGTGTTCCTCAGCCTGACCGGGCACGCCGCCGAGCGCGAGTCCGCCACCGAGACCGACGAGCAGGAAGAGGCATCCGCATGA
- a CDS encoding ABC transporter permease, whose product MSAARVASDGWVVAKRNVIKIKRVPEILVFVLISPIMFVLLFAFVFGNAIDAGEGLNYREFLIGGIFAQTVVFGATFTGAGLAEDMQKGIIDRFRSLPMSSSAVLVGRTTSDIIYNVLSLIIMALTGLLVGWRAREGVLDMLAGFLLLLLFAYAVSWIMGYIGLLVPSVEVINNASFIVIMPLTFVSNAFVPTESFNSFLRPFVEWNPVSAVTQACRELFGNTSASVPVPDAWSMQHPVLYTLIWVVLILAVFVPLSIRQYNIAGSR is encoded by the coding sequence ATGAGCGCCGCCCGGGTCGCGAGCGACGGCTGGGTCGTCGCCAAGCGCAACGTCATCAAGATCAAGCGGGTCCCCGAGATCCTGGTCTTCGTCCTGATCTCGCCCATCATGTTCGTGCTGCTGTTCGCCTTCGTCTTCGGCAACGCCATCGACGCGGGGGAGGGCCTCAACTACCGCGAGTTCCTCATCGGCGGCATCTTCGCCCAGACCGTGGTGTTCGGTGCCACCTTCACCGGGGCCGGCCTGGCCGAGGACATGCAGAAGGGCATCATCGACCGCTTCCGCTCGCTGCCCATGTCCAGCTCCGCGGTGCTGGTGGGGCGGACGACGTCGGACATCATCTACAACGTCCTCTCGCTGATCATCATGGCGCTCACCGGGCTGCTGGTGGGCTGGCGGGCGCGCGAGGGTGTCCTCGACATGCTCGCGGGCTTCCTCCTGCTGCTGCTGTTCGCCTACGCCGTCAGCTGGATCATGGGCTACATCGGCCTGCTGGTGCCCAGCGTCGAGGTGATCAACAACGCCTCGTTCATCGTCATCATGCCGCTGACGTTCGTCTCCAACGCGTTCGTGCCCACGGAGAGCTTCAACTCCTTCCTGCGGCCGTTCGTGGAGTGGAACCCGGTCTCGGCCGTCACCCAGGCGTGCCGCGAGCTGTTCGGCAACACCAGCGCCTCGGTGCCCGTGCCCGACGCCTGGTCGATGCAGCACCCGGTGCTGTACACGCTCATCTGGGTGGTGCTGATCCTCGCCGTCTTCGTCCCCCTCTCGATCCGCCAGTACAACATCGCCGGCTCCCGCTGA
- a CDS encoding YncE family protein — protein sequence MTRLGGSRWTVRRTWVGLACSALLLAGCTGGEDEEKKASLPLPDKPPAAAGPATGPALEAKALFAAADDLEEQVGSLDTALVERRSGAFISGSTAVGYSVDDISGYDLESGDQLWTAKLDLKGGSVCFVSQPDRAVKRFTVVYGDGTYCASVATVRVADGKVLSNMAEQDLGANFEGEPAGGAFENLLTVDGKDYLIDMRGVVWRATAKEPEPIARLKDDSYFDLFPSADGTLLVGSRLSDPECNVDAYELPSFEPVWTTPGATAFPDQGADCVVSLSPGDPTWAMQQIGSTYHMTKLDPASGEPLGSAEAPTSPPEKPLEEGTFDLASAANQFDRSLAVGKKGEMIFAQARGLSRYSLETKKQTWELDLTQLEQASDERFPLRTVLPQGLTADGYLVATVSNDTTTEVIAVDAAKGTLVGRWPLPEEYANGFQVEPGATLYEDGLVLTRNFESWQRTFDGVGELEAPEGDLFDIGVFTFPEPGEEVAPQDRPVPTAGPIDVDAEPLASIEADDPDATSSVGAVYTGSAVVTYVGNRLQAYDTKGKKTWKGTLGDDPEARVCAASDPDRKATSILLSYREGDRCTGLMRVGSGQGKQVEVDVPAAKKSVGRIVTHDGTDFVIAEDDTINRVDGDRLVEVADLGLTPYYWQRTPEDPSLVVVSAKDAKGGDWTVQAFRAPTFEKVWSAKASALFGKKPDADNTVSPFSGNGLWVGVTFGTYTGPESKLSDSLVKLDPATGKVVAKTGTKERAYGEPDLTKLDLTSAVVGGYASVGFEDGSVVMTQNGGIVRYSLEDEEMLWTVDTSSIETSMEKARRGTYLSEDLQLTDGGRSVLVTLSNEVSTELMTIDARSGKITGRWKLGADARNGLQVSPDVTPWKGGVALTRNDYSWSSTYGPDAPNDPPKGPVLDVGLFALDKPAAPKD from the coding sequence ATGACGAGGCTCGGGGGATCCCGCTGGACCGTCCGACGGACGTGGGTGGGCCTGGCGTGCAGCGCGCTGCTGCTGGCCGGGTGCACCGGCGGTGAGGACGAGGAGAAGAAGGCCTCGCTCCCGCTGCCCGACAAGCCGCCCGCCGCGGCCGGGCCGGCCACGGGTCCCGCCCTCGAGGCGAAGGCGCTCTTCGCCGCAGCCGACGACCTCGAGGAGCAGGTCGGCTCGCTCGACACCGCGCTCGTCGAGCGTCGCTCCGGTGCGTTCATCAGCGGGTCCACCGCGGTCGGCTACTCCGTCGACGACATCTCCGGCTACGACCTGGAGTCCGGCGACCAGCTCTGGACCGCGAAGCTCGACCTCAAGGGCGGCTCGGTCTGCTTCGTGTCCCAGCCGGACCGGGCCGTGAAGCGGTTCACGGTGGTCTACGGCGACGGCACGTACTGCGCGTCCGTCGCGACCGTCCGCGTGGCCGACGGCAAGGTCCTCTCGAACATGGCCGAGCAGGACCTGGGGGCGAACTTCGAGGGCGAACCGGCGGGTGGAGCGTTCGAGAACCTCCTCACCGTCGACGGCAAGGACTACCTCATCGACATGCGCGGGGTCGTGTGGCGCGCGACCGCGAAGGAGCCCGAGCCCATCGCCCGGCTGAAGGACGACTCCTACTTCGACCTCTTCCCGTCCGCCGACGGGACGCTGCTCGTCGGGTCGCGCCTGAGCGACCCCGAGTGCAACGTCGACGCCTACGAGCTGCCCTCGTTCGAGCCGGTCTGGACCACCCCGGGCGCCACCGCCTTCCCGGACCAGGGGGCCGACTGCGTGGTCTCGCTCTCGCCGGGGGACCCGACCTGGGCCATGCAGCAGATCGGCTCGACGTACCACATGACCAAGCTCGACCCTGCGAGCGGCGAGCCCCTCGGCAGCGCCGAGGCGCCCACCTCACCGCCGGAGAAGCCGCTGGAGGAGGGCACGTTCGACCTCGCGAGCGCCGCCAACCAGTTCGACCGCTCCCTCGCCGTCGGGAAGAAGGGCGAGATGATCTTCGCCCAGGCCCGTGGGCTGTCGCGCTACTCCCTGGAGACGAAGAAGCAGACGTGGGAGCTCGACCTGACGCAGCTGGAGCAGGCGTCCGACGAGCGGTTCCCGCTGCGGACCGTGCTGCCCCAGGGCCTCACCGCCGACGGGTACCTCGTGGCGACCGTCAGCAACGACACGACCACCGAGGTCATCGCCGTCGACGCCGCCAAGGGGACCCTCGTCGGCCGGTGGCCCCTGCCGGAGGAGTACGCGAACGGCTTCCAGGTGGAGCCCGGAGCGACCCTCTACGAGGACGGGCTCGTGCTCACCCGCAACTTCGAGTCCTGGCAGCGGACCTTCGACGGCGTCGGCGAGCTCGAGGCGCCGGAGGGCGACCTCTTCGACATCGGGGTCTTCACGTTCCCCGAGCCCGGCGAGGAGGTCGCACCGCAGGACCGTCCCGTGCCCACCGCCGGCCCGATCGACGTCGACGCCGAGCCGCTGGCCTCCATCGAGGCCGACGACCCCGACGCCACGTCGTCCGTCGGCGCCGTCTACACCGGCTCCGCGGTCGTCACCTACGTGGGCAACCGCCTGCAGGCCTACGACACGAAGGGCAAGAAGACCTGGAAGGGCACCCTCGGCGACGACCCCGAGGCCCGGGTGTGCGCGGCGTCCGACCCCGACCGCAAGGCCACCTCGATCCTGCTCTCGTACCGCGAGGGCGACCGCTGCACGGGACTGATGAGGGTCGGCTCGGGCCAGGGCAAGCAGGTCGAGGTCGACGTGCCGGCGGCCAAGAAGTCCGTCGGGCGGATCGTCACCCACGACGGCACCGACTTCGTGATCGCCGAGGACGACACGATCAACCGCGTCGACGGCGACCGGCTCGTGGAGGTCGCCGACCTCGGGCTCACGCCGTACTACTGGCAGCGCACCCCGGAGGACCCGTCGCTCGTCGTCGTCTCCGCGAAGGACGCCAAGGGTGGTGACTGGACCGTGCAGGCCTTCCGGGCCCCGACGTTCGAGAAGGTCTGGTCCGCCAAGGCGTCCGCCCTGTTCGGCAAGAAGCCCGACGCCGACAACACCGTCTCCCCGTTCAGCGGGAACGGACTCTGGGTCGGCGTGACGTTCGGCACCTACACGGGCCCGGAGTCGAAGCTGTCGGACTCCCTCGTGAAGCTCGACCCGGCCACGGGCAAGGTCGTCGCCAAGACCGGCACGAAGGAGCGGGCGTACGGCGAGCCCGACCTCACGAAGCTCGACCTGACGAGCGCCGTCGTGGGTGGCTACGCCTCGGTCGGCTTCGAGGACGGGTCGGTGGTGATGACGCAGAACGGCGGCATCGTCCGGTACTCCCTCGAGGACGAGGAGATGCTCTGGACCGTCGACACCTCCTCGATCGAGACCTCGATGGAGAAGGCACGCCGCGGCACCTACCTGTCCGAGGACCTGCAGCTCACCGACGGCGGACGCTCGGTGCTCGTCACGTTGTCGAACGAGGTGAGCACCGAGCTCATGACGATCGACGCGAGGAGCGGGAAGATCACCGGTCGGTGGAAGCTCGGGGCCGACGCCCGCAACGGGCTGCAGGTCTCGCCCGACGTGACCCCGTGGAAGGGCGGCGTGGCCCTCACCCGCAACGACTACTCGTGGTCGTCGACGTACGGACCGGACGCCCCGAACGACCCGCCGAAGGGACCGGTGCTCGACGTGGGCCTGTTCGCCCTCGACAAGCCCGCCGCCCCCAAGGACTGA
- the dnaE gene encoding DNA polymerase III subunit alpha codes for MPSDSSFVHLHNHTEYSMLDGHALLDGMFERTASLGMPAIAMTDHGNVHGAYDFWSKARSHGVKPIIGLEAYLTPGTHRSERRKVKWGRGVSGDEEEGGKDVAGGGAYTHMTMLASTTEGMHNLFRLSSLSSLEGYYYKPRADRDLLQRYGTGLIATTGCPSGEVQTRLRLGQYDEAVQAAADFQDIFGKGNFFLELMDHGIPIEKEVRDDLLRLGKQLGLPPVATNDCHYTHPEDAAAHDALICVASGKSVADPKRLKFDGGGYYVKSAAEMRELWEDRFDMKEACDNTLLIAERCDVEFTESNGGYMARADVPAGETEESWFVQEVWRGIEARYPGDALTQAVRDRVEMELEVIKTKGYCGYYLVVADFINWSKDNGIRVGPGRGSGAGSIAAYALRITDLCPLTHGLIFERFLNPERPSMPDFDIDFDERRRSEVIRYVSDKYGNDRVAYIATFGRLKAKAAIKDANRVLDYPFNMGERITKALPADIMGKGVPLKQLFDPQHKRYNDGKEFRDLHESDAEVRKIYDTALGLEGQIRNWGVHAAGVIMSSEPLIDIVPIMRREQDGAIITQFDYPMCEALGLVKMDFLGLRNLTVLDDALINIRANRGEEVVLEDLTFDDPATYDLLSRGDTLGVFQLDGGPMRALLRSMRPDKFEDISAVGALYRPGPMGADSHNKYARRKNGRESIEPIHPELEEPLKDVLGETYGLIVYQEQVMEIAQVLAGFSLGQADNLRRAMGKKKKEELDKQYAGFQAGMLERGYSQPAITALWEILLPFSDYAFNKAHSAAYGVISYWTAYLKANYPAEYMAALLTSTRGDKDKSAIYLAECRRLGIQVLPPDVNDSVSNFASVGEDIRFGLGAIRNVGENVVAGIVAGREENGPYTDFTDFLDKVPTHVCNKRVLDSLIKAGAFDSLGHRRRALTTIAEDAVDQYIDLKRNAAIGQDSLFGGMDDAFTGVTVAVPQMPEWEKTQLLAFERDMLGLYVSDHPLAGLEHVLKASSDCSIGDLIADAERPDGTTVRVCGLITAVQRRLSKKGDTWALVTVEDLDGSVDVMVFPGAYNLAAPVLVPDTVVVVKGRLRRKDDSIELNALEVTLPAMGSGGQSDAPVVVTLPVARCTSDTIGRFKQVLGNHPGMTEVHLRLVGTGTTKVMRLDDGLRVKPSSSLIADLKELLGPHCLG; via the coding sequence ATGCCGAGCGACTCGTCCTTCGTGCACCTGCACAACCACACGGAGTACTCGATGCTCGACGGTCACGCGTTGCTCGACGGCATGTTCGAGCGCACCGCGTCGCTCGGGATGCCGGCCATCGCGATGACGGACCACGGCAACGTGCACGGCGCCTACGACTTCTGGTCCAAGGCCCGGTCGCACGGCGTCAAGCCGATCATCGGGCTCGAGGCCTACCTGACGCCGGGCACCCACCGCAGCGAGCGGCGCAAGGTCAAGTGGGGCCGTGGTGTCAGCGGTGACGAGGAGGAGGGCGGCAAGGACGTCGCCGGTGGTGGCGCCTACACGCACATGACCATGCTCGCCTCCACCACGGAGGGCATGCACAACCTGTTCCGGCTGTCGTCGCTGTCCAGCCTGGAGGGCTACTACTACAAGCCGCGCGCCGATCGCGACCTCCTGCAGCGCTACGGCACGGGGCTCATCGCCACCACGGGGTGTCCGTCGGGCGAGGTGCAGACGCGGCTCCGCCTCGGTCAGTACGACGAGGCGGTCCAGGCCGCTGCCGACTTCCAGGACATCTTCGGCAAGGGCAACTTCTTCCTCGAGCTGATGGACCACGGCATCCCCATCGAGAAGGAGGTCCGCGACGACCTCCTGCGGCTGGGCAAGCAGCTGGGCCTGCCGCCCGTCGCGACCAACGACTGCCACTACACGCACCCCGAGGACGCCGCCGCGCACGACGCGCTGATCTGCGTCGCGTCGGGCAAGTCCGTCGCCGATCCCAAGCGGCTCAAGTTCGACGGCGGCGGCTACTACGTGAAGTCCGCGGCCGAGATGCGCGAGCTGTGGGAGGACCGCTTCGACATGAAGGAGGCGTGCGACAACACGCTCCTCATCGCCGAGCGCTGCGACGTGGAGTTCACCGAGTCCAACGGCGGCTACATGGCCCGGGCCGACGTGCCGGCGGGCGAGACCGAGGAGAGCTGGTTCGTCCAGGAGGTCTGGCGCGGCATCGAGGCCCGCTACCCGGGCGACGCCCTCACCCAAGCCGTGCGCGACCGGGTCGAGATGGAGCTCGAGGTCATCAAGACCAAGGGGTACTGCGGCTACTACCTCGTGGTCGCCGACTTCATCAACTGGTCGAAGGACAACGGCATCCGCGTCGGTCCCGGCCGTGGCTCGGGCGCCGGCTCGATCGCCGCGTACGCGCTGCGCATCACCGACCTCTGCCCCCTCACGCACGGCCTCATCTTCGAGCGGTTCCTCAACCCCGAGCGTCCGTCGATGCCCGACTTCGACATCGACTTCGACGAGCGTCGTCGCAGCGAGGTCATCCGCTACGTCAGCGACAAGTACGGCAACGACCGCGTGGCCTACATCGCCACCTTCGGCCGGCTCAAGGCCAAGGCCGCCATCAAGGACGCCAACCGCGTGCTCGACTACCCGTTCAACATGGGCGAGCGGATCACCAAGGCGCTGCCGGCCGACATCATGGGCAAGGGCGTGCCCCTCAAGCAGCTGTTCGACCCCCAGCACAAGCGCTACAACGACGGCAAGGAGTTCCGCGACCTCCACGAGAGCGACGCCGAGGTCCGCAAGATCTACGACACGGCGCTCGGGCTCGAGGGCCAGATCCGCAACTGGGGCGTGCACGCCGCCGGCGTGATCATGAGCAGCGAGCCGCTCATCGACATCGTGCCGATCATGCGGCGCGAGCAGGACGGCGCGATCATCACGCAGTTCGACTACCCGATGTGCGAGGCGCTCGGGCTGGTCAAGATGGACTTCCTGGGGCTGCGCAACCTCACCGTCCTCGACGACGCGCTCATCAACATCAGGGCCAACCGCGGCGAGGAGGTCGTGCTCGAGGACCTGACCTTCGACGACCCGGCCACCTACGACCTGCTGTCGCGGGGCGACACGCTCGGCGTGTTCCAGCTCGACGGTGGTCCCATGCGTGCCCTGCTGCGCAGCATGCGTCCGGACAAGTTCGAGGACATCTCGGCCGTGGGCGCGCTCTACCGTCCCGGCCCGATGGGTGCGGACTCGCACAACAAGTACGCCCGGCGCAAGAACGGTCGCGAGAGCATCGAGCCCATCCACCCCGAGCTGGAGGAGCCGCTCAAGGACGTCCTGGGGGAGACCTACGGCCTCATCGTCTACCAGGAGCAGGTGATGGAGATCGCCCAGGTGCTGGCGGGCTTCAGCCTCGGCCAGGCCGACAACCTGCGGCGTGCCATGGGCAAGAAGAAGAAGGAGGAGCTCGACAAGCAGTACGCCGGGTTCCAGGCCGGCATGCTCGAGCGGGGCTACTCCCAGCCGGCCATCACGGCGCTGTGGGAGATCCTGCTGCCCTTCTCCGACTACGCCTTCAACAAGGCGCACTCGGCCGCCTACGGCGTCATCTCCTACTGGACGGCCTACCTCAAGGCCAACTACCCGGCCGAGTACATGGCGGCGCTGCTCACCAGCACCCGCGGCGACAAGGACAAGTCGGCCATCTACCTCGCCGAGTGCCGACGGCTCGGCATCCAGGTCCTGCCGCCCGACGTCAACGACTCGGTCTCCAACTTCGCCTCCGTCGGGGAGGACATCCGATTCGGGCTCGGCGCGATCCGCAACGTCGGCGAGAACGTGGTGGCCGGGATCGTGGCCGGTCGCGAGGAGAACGGCCCCTACACCGACTTCACCGACTTCCTCGACAAGGTCCCCACCCACGTGTGCAACAAGCGCGTGCTCGACTCGCTCATCAAGGCCGGCGCCTTCGACTCCCTCGGCCACCGGCGGCGGGCGTTGACGACCATCGCCGAGGACGCCGTCGACCAGTACATCGACCTCAAGCGCAACGCCGCCATCGGCCAGGACTCCCTGTTCGGGGGCATGGACGACGCGTTCACCGGCGTCACGGTCGCGGTCCCGCAGATGCCTGAGTGGGAGAAGACCCAGCTGCTCGCGTTCGAGCGCGACATGCTGGGTCTGTACGTCTCCGACCACCCGCTCGCCGGTCTGGAGCACGTGCTCAAGGCCAGCAGCGACTGCTCGATCGGCGACCTCATCGCCGACGCCGAACGACCCGACGGCACCACCGTGCGCGTGTGCGGTCTCATCACGGCCGTGCAGCGCCGGCTCAGCAAGAAGGGCGACACGTGGGCCCTCGTGACCGTCGAGGACCTCGACGGCAGCGTCGACGTGATGGTCTTCCCCGGCGCCTACAACCTCGCTGCGCCGGTGCTGGTGCCCGACACCGTCGTGGTCGTCAAGGGTCGCCTGCGCCGCAAGGACGACAGCATCGAGCTGAACGCGCTCGAGGTGACGTTGCCGGCCATGGGCTCGGGCGGACAGTCCGACGCCCCCGTGGTCGTCACCCTGCCGGTGGCGCGGTGCACGAGCGACACGATCGGCAGGTTCAAGCAGGTGCTCGGCAACCACCCGGGCATGACCGAGGTGCACCTGCGCCTCGTCGGCACCGGCACCACCAAGGTCATGCGGCTCGACGACGGGCTGCGGGTCAAGCCGTCCTCGTCGCTCATCGCCGACCTCAAGGAGCTCCTGGGGCCACATTGTCTGGGGTGA
- the ybaK gene encoding Cys-tRNA(Pro) deacylase, giving the protein MVRPTKPEATPALAAVRRAGVEHRVHRYEHDPRATSYGLEAAEALGVEPARIFKTLLADVDGELAVGVVPVTAQLDLKALAAALGHKRAQMADPQRAEKATGYVLGGISPLGQRRRLRTAIDASVLDWDTVHVSAGRRGLEVELAPTDLVRLTAATLGPLAR; this is encoded by the coding sequence GTGGTGAGACCGACGAAGCCTGAGGCCACGCCGGCCCTGGCCGCCGTGCGACGTGCCGGCGTGGAGCACCGCGTGCACCGCTACGAGCACGATCCGCGTGCCACCTCGTACGGGCTCGAGGCCGCCGAGGCCCTCGGCGTGGAGCCGGCGCGGATCTTCAAGACCCTCCTGGCGGACGTCGACGGCGAGCTGGCCGTGGGCGTCGTGCCCGTGACCGCCCAGCTCGACCTCAAGGCCCTGGCGGCGGCCCTCGGGCACAAGCGCGCCCAGATGGCCGACCCGCAGCGCGCCGAGAAGGCCACCGGCTACGTGCTGGGCGGCATCTCCCCGCTCGGCCAACGACGTCGGCTCCGCACGGCGATCGACGCGTCGGTGCTGGACTGGGACACCGTGCACGTGTCCGCGGGCCGACGGGGGCTCGAGGTCGAGCTGGCACCGACGGACCTGGTGCGGCTCACCGCAGCGACGCTGGGTCCGCTGGCACGCTGA